In Streptomyces sp. NBC_00433, a single genomic region encodes these proteins:
- a CDS encoding PspA/IM30 family protein: MSGVMKRMGLIFRAKANKALDRAEDPRETLDYSYQKQLELLQKVRRGVADVATSRKRLELQLTELQKKSSTYEDQGRKALALGREDLAREALSRRAALQQQVTDLETQHTTLQGEEEKLTLASQRLQAKVDAFRTKKETIKATYTAAQAQTQIGEAFSGISEEMGDVGMAIQRAEDKTEQLRARAGALDELIASGALDDPTGMAKDDLQAELDRISGGSDVELELQRMKAELAGGSAPQAIEGGQGKRDAQGQPQDTPRFDKQ; this comes from the coding sequence GGACCCGCGCGAGACGCTTGACTACTCGTACCAGAAGCAGCTGGAGCTGCTGCAGAAGGTACGGCGGGGTGTGGCCGATGTCGCCACCTCCCGCAAGCGGCTCGAACTGCAGCTGACCGAGTTGCAGAAGAAGTCGTCGACGTACGAGGACCAGGGCCGCAAGGCGCTCGCGCTGGGGCGCGAGGACCTGGCCCGCGAGGCGCTGTCGCGGCGGGCGGCCCTGCAGCAGCAGGTCACCGACCTGGAGACGCAGCACACGACGCTGCAGGGCGAGGAGGAGAAGCTCACGCTGGCCTCCCAGCGCCTGCAGGCCAAGGTGGACGCCTTCCGTACGAAGAAGGAGACCATCAAGGCCACCTACACCGCCGCCCAGGCGCAGACCCAGATCGGCGAGGCCTTCTCCGGCATCTCGGAGGAGATGGGCGACGTCGGCATGGCGATCCAGCGTGCCGAGGACAAGACCGAGCAGCTGCGGGCCCGCGCGGGCGCGCTGGACGAGCTGATCGCGTCCGGCGCCCTGGACGACCCGACCGGCATGGCCAAGGACGACCTCCAGGCCGAGCTGGACCGGATCTCCGGCGGCAGCGACGTGGAGCTGGAGCTCCAGCGGATGAAGGCCGAGCTGGCGGGCGGCAGCGCCCCGCAGGCGATCGAGGGCGGCCAGGGCAAGCGTGACGCCCAGGGCCAGCCGCAGGACACCCCGAGGTTCGACAAGCAGTAG